In Humulus lupulus chromosome 6, drHumLupu1.1, whole genome shotgun sequence, a single genomic region encodes these proteins:
- the LOC133785662 gene encoding uncharacterized protein LOC133785662, producing the protein MTWAEFQQAISDKYYNVAIRASKVDEFATLTQGNITVTEYALKFDRLAKFTADLVPTNATRVDRFVRGLKYMIARYVEIVLVWGHNTYAQKRKGSDQARQSSQDKREKDSRGNNRTGNKEWKSQEGAKEQHRKEDNLVPARVFALTKPQEEASTSVVSGQIFIAAINCHILFDSGATHSFVAKRVVDRFNRPNEMHAMGLGTMLPTGEVVISRKWFRALPLRVDGRELFVDLIELDMTYFDVILGMDWLKKYNATIDCKKKMVVFKSDGEEPFAFVGTATGLRIPIILALEVRKMLQYGCMGFLASVINTTKTGTQSLEDKRMVRDYLMYF; encoded by the exons ATGACCTGGGCAGAGTTTCAGCAAGCAATTAGTGacaagtactataatgttgcaaTACGAGCgtcaaaggtggatgagtttgctACCTTGACCCAGGGGAATATAACGGTGACAGAGTATGCATTGAAGTttgatcgactagccaagttcaCAGCAGACTTAGTGCCAACTAATGCAACTAGAGTAGATCGGTTTGTTCGAGGCTTAAAGTATATGATAGCTAGATATGTGGAGATTGTGTTAGTATGGGGCCACAATACATATGCTCAG aaaaggaagggaaGTGACCAAGCAAGGCAGTCAAGCCAGGATAAAAGAGAAAAGGATAGCAGAGGAAACAATCGCACTGGGAACAAGGAATGG AAAAGTCAAGAAGGGGCCAAAGAACAACATAGGAAGGAAGATAATTTGGTTCCAGCACGTGTGTTTGCTCTCACCAAGCCTCAGGAAGAAGCAAGCACTTCTGTGGTCTCAGGTCAAATTTTTATCGCTGCAATTAATTGTCATATTTTATTTGATTCTGGAGCCACTCATTCATTTGTTGCTAAGAGAGTAGTGGATAGATTTAATAGACCTAATGAGATGCATGCTATGGGTTTGGGGACCATGTTGCCAACTGGGGAGGTGGTAATATCTAGGAAGTGGTTTAGAGCCTTGCCTTTgagggtagatggtagggagctatttGTAGATCTGATTGAGCTGGATATGACTTATTTTGATGTGATCCTCGGGATGGATTGGTTGAAAAAGTACAATGCTACCATCGATTGCAAGAAGAAAATGGTGGTGTTTAAGTCTGACGGAGAAGAGCCTTTTGCGTTCGTGGGGACAGCAACAGGACTACGAATTCCAATCATTTTAGCGTTAGAAGTTAGGAAGATGTTACAGTATGGGTGCATGGGATTCTTGGCTAGTGTGATTAACACAACAAAAACAGGAACACAGAGTCTGGAAGACAAGAGGATGGTACGTGATTACTTAATGTATttctag